A single window of Microplitis demolitor isolate Queensland-Clemson2020A chromosome 7, iyMicDemo2.1a, whole genome shotgun sequence DNA harbors:
- the LOC128668213 gene encoding leucine-rich repeat and coiled-coil domain-containing protein PF3D7_0703800-like: MTEDKKLSRFYLVLFSKTKEDGKVEEIDIVPANWIFFGKNNSCRCKFMPGPFDQSNYSKLQAMVKNCAKPSSKWPDYNVEIRGRANSYEEAEERLKILNKELYAFTTENEDSAKLQASKDLKLLKMKSNKKNIDNLQKELNTFEVEFDDTEPSGRKNSSLQLNDKRKGKKNDGSFDLDSDDNNDVFRQSTQDLSHETSDSSPPTSRSKLLKRKRVSPRNKFNNKKLKLHNSAKNSSNSSFNSSLHDDSNSKQSLTTKSPTRSCKIDKFKNSIKKTPVTCKDSIKNMDVITFFTSISKQISQLNSTVVQITAEFNQLANDTKEIKNILKKKCFGDGVDGDDSVGDEINEPNNVDGENQNTGKKIKKFDFPIDDNDTFIDFNNQLESSPTYRKQVIKRMSQLINKNNLLNKNMTTLIKVYISRKLAILYVPSKSVLTKQKKPVFKNTKFYKCIEEVMRQKLKNSSGNDLTDKDILDAMSLTIRNARDWDGHRLLRLKKLEEPADNEVDQ; the protein is encoded by the exons ATGACTGAAGACAA gAAACTATCGCGATTTTACTTGgtattattttccaaaaccAAAGAAGACGGAAAAGTTGAAGAGATCGATATTGTCCCGGCTAATTGGATTTTCTTTGGCAAGAATAACAGTTGTCGTTGTAAATTTATGCCTGGTCCATTTGATCAGTCGAATTACAGCAAGCTTCAAGCGATGGTTAAAAATTGTGCTAAGCCTTCCTCTAAATGGCCTGATTATAATGTTGAAATACGCGGAAGAGCAA attCATATGAAGAAGCTGAAGAacgtttgaaaatattaaacaaagaGTTGTATGCTTTTACGACTGAGAACGAAGATTCCGCTAAACTACAGGCCTCGAAAgatcttaaattattaaaaatgaagtcaaataaaaaaaatatcgacaatttacaaaaagaATTGAACACCTTTGAAGTAGAATTTGATGATACAg agCCCTCAGggagaaaaaattcttcattgcaattaaatgataaaagaaaggggaaaaaaaatgatggatCATTTGACCTGGAtagtgatgataataatgacgTTTTTCGACAATCAACCCAGGATTTATCACACGAAACTAGTGACTCTTCACCTCCAACCAGTCGATCAAAATTGCTGAAGCGGAAAAGAGTGTCACCgcgaaataaattcaacaatAAGAAGTTGAAGTTACATAATTCTGCGAAGAACAGCAGTAACAGTAGTTTTAATAGCAGTCTACACGATGACTCAAATTCGAAGCAATCACTTACAACTAAGTCACCTACGCGAAGTTGTAAAAttgataagtttaaaaattcgataaagAAGACGCCTGTAACTTGTAAag attcaataaaaaatatggatGTTATTACATTTTTCACGAGCATAAGTAAACAAATTAGCCAATTGAACTCTACTGTTGTTCAAATTACTGCTGAGTTTAATCAACTAGCTAATGACACGAAGGAGATAAAAAACAtcttaaaaaagaaatgttttGGCGACGGTGTTGATGGTGATGATTCTGTTGGCGATGAAATTAATGAACCGAATAATGTTGACGgagaaaatcaaaatactggtaaaaaaataaaaaaatttgattttcccATCGATGATAACGAtacttttattgattttaataaccAACTTGAATCTAGTCCTACTTATCGTAAGCAAGTC ATAAAACGCATGTctcaactaataaataaaaataatcttttaaataagaatatgACGACGTTAATTAAAGTCTACATTTCAAGAAAATTAGCCATTTTATATGTTCCATCTAAATCCGTCCTGACTAAACAGAAAAAaccagtatttaaaaatactaaattttacaaatgCATAGAAg AGGTTATGCgacaaaaactgaaaaattctTCGGGAAATGATCTCACTGATAAGGATATTTTGGATGCAATGTCATTAACGATTCGAAATGCTCGAGACTGGGATGGTCATCGTTTACTGAGGCTGAAAAAACTTGAGGAACCTGCAGATAATGAAgttgatcaataa